The genomic interval AGTAATCTCTTGTAAATTATGTGTACGAGATATTCCAACACACTTTTTGATGTTGATGTCGACGAGATATGTAAGAatggttttctcttttctctgtTGAGTGCAGCTCAATCTTGGACCAATTTTGGAAGAAAGAATTGAGACTAACCATTTGTGAAAATGAGTAGACATTGAAGTAAAGAGCCATGTAACAAGAAACTTTGTTACTCGTAGTGAAGAAATTCCAAATCACAATGTTTTACAACATCTTCTGTAGACATGTATTCGAGAGGAGTGTGAGCTTGAGACATTAACAAGCTTATGAGAAAATTATCATCACTCAATTTAAGAGATATAAGAGTATTTTCAAAGTACATAGTAAAGGAAAGAGGAGTGGAAGTCATGGTCAAATGTTAATAAACTCCTGGAAACCATCTTACAGAAGAGAAAGATGatagaaacaaaattatattatgatGATTCTCAGtactaaagaaaaacaaatatacaTAAAACTTACTAAAACTCTATTAACATGAACAGTTACATTATGAGGTACGGTTAGATTATAAAGTGGTTTTGTGTGAATTAAtactttaaaaagtaaaattgaaaatgaatgCATGGAGCTTGTATTGTAACCAAGTAACCAGTGACGTTGGTGAGGGAGCTTTTGCCTTTTATAAATAGATAGAAGAGGAGCAAGAGATACTTGCAGTTTGTTGTTGGTTGGGTTGGGTCTGCTCATTTTGCTTTGGGCAGTTCAGTATGACTTTTTCCCTCTTTTCTTCTGTCCTTTTCCTTCTTTCTGCCTTTTCCACCCTTTCTCACTCCCTCACTCCCCTTTCCCACCACCACCCTCACTCTGCCATACACAACTACAGAGATGCTCTCACAAAATCCATCATCTTCTTTGAGGGCCAGAGGTCAGGGAAGCTCCCTTCTAACCAGAGGATGTCTTGGAGGAGGGACTCTGCTCTATCTGATGGCTCTGCCATGAATGTATGATACTGTTAACACCAGAGTCTTACCCTTGATCTAAGTCcccattttttttgttatttggcTTGTGTACTTTGCTTATTTCGGCTCCAATGTACAATGCAGGTTGATTTGGTTGGAGGGTACTACGATGCTGGGGACAATGTCAAGTTTGGTTTTCCCATGGCCTTCACCACCACCATGCTTTCTTGGAGTGTTATTGAGTTTGGTGGGGTGATGAAAGGTGAGTTGCAGAATGCCAGAGAGGCCATTCGTTGGGGCACAGATTATCTTCTTAAAGCTACTGCTCATCCAGACACCATTTATGTCCAGGTTagtcttctcttctcttcctaATAGTTTCTTTTATCTGTCAACTTTTCTCGTGTTATATTGGTGCGCCAAAATGCTTATGACTACGGAGAAAGCAAGGGAAGTAGGGTTATTGGGTGTGGTTTTTTGCAGGTGGGAGATGCGGAGAAGGACCACGCTTGTTGGGAGAGACCTGAGGACATGGATACCCCAAGAAGTGTTTTTAAAGTAGATAAGAACAACCCTGGTTCAGATGTGGCTGCAGAAACTGCTGCGGCCCTTGCAGCTGCTTCTCTGGCTTTCAAGAAAACTGACCCAGCCTATTCCAAGACTTTGGTTAGGAGGGCTATTCGTGTATGTGATTTATTTGACATGAAAACCACGTTTTGATTGTAAAGGAGTTATCTCAAGTAATCTTGAAAATGTGATGTTGTACCTGTTTATGAATATAGGTTTTCCAGTTTGCTGATAAATATAGAGGATCCTACAGCAATGGGTTGAAGTCCGTTGTGTGCCCTTTCTATTGCTCCTACTCGGGTTATCAGGTAATGTTGTAATATTTAATGAGAAGCAGAGTTGTACTGCATTTTTGTGGAGAGCAAGAACAGGTCATGAATGATGAtgcctttgaaaatatgttagGATGAGCTGTTGTGGGGAGCTGCTTGGCTTCACAAGGCTACTAAGAACCCAATGTACCTAAACTACATTAAACTCAATGGACAAACCCTTGGGGCTGCAGATTCTGACAATATCTTTGGATGGGATAACAAGCATGTTGGAGCAAGGATACTGCTTTCCAAGGTCCAAAACCATCCCTTTTCTTTTACAGGGCTGGTAACATCAACAATAATGGTTTCCAACTCATGTTTGTGTTCTTGGTTTCAGGAATTTCTTGTTCGGAAGGTGCAATCCCTACATGATTACAAGGGGCATGCAGACAATTTTATCTGTTCTGTTATCCCTGGTTCCTCCTCTTCCCGATTCACCCCAGGTAAGTTGCTTTTGATTTCCTT from Phaseolus vulgaris cultivar G19833 chromosome 1, P. vulgaris v2.0, whole genome shotgun sequence carries:
- the LOC137814763 gene encoding endoglucanase 17-like produces the protein MTFSLFSSVLFLLSAFSTLSHSLTPLSHHHPHSAIHNYRDALTKSIIFFEGQRSGKLPSNQRMSWRRDSALSDGSAMNVDLVGGYYDAGDNVKFGFPMAFTTTMLSWSVIEFGGVMKGELQNAREAIRWGTDYLLKATAHPDTIYVQVGDAEKDHACWERPEDMDTPRSVFKVDKNNPGSDVAAETAAALAAASLAFKKTDPAYSKTLVRRAIRVFQFADKYRGSYSNGLKSVVCPFYCSYSGYQDELLWGAAWLHKATKNPMYLNYIKLNGQTLGAADSDNIFGWDNKHVGARILLSKEFLVRKVQSLHDYKGHADNFICSVIPGSSSSRFTPGGLLFKMGDSNMQYVTSTSFILLTYAKYLTKAHVVVNCGGTTVTPKRLRAIAKKQVDYLLGENPLKMSYMVGYGPRYPRRIHHRGSAGFSVMNSESPNPNILVGAVVGGPDLNDGFPDERSDYEQSEPATYINAPLVGSLAYLAHSFGQL